The DNA region tTCTCCTGAATTTTGCATTGTCCTCAGTAAGTTTTATATCCTAATAGATTAGTATTAAGAAGTTGAAATTAGGTAATATGGAaataatatataaattatattatataatgtCATACTCTCATCATAAGGAAATGTGCTCAATTTtggtcacaattttttttaaaaggggggacATAGTAGTATATTATCATATTAAACTTtactttttaaactttattatctgtatttattttattggtattcactgtttgcattttgtgcAATTCACATAAAAGTTATGAAGAAAACAGATAACTTGTTGCTGAAGAAAACAcccaaatgttaaaatgtttgagTCTCTCCCTAAGACTGACGGTTCCAATGATCTGTCtcatctagctagctagctatatTTCCTGTCTGGATCTCTACTCTGTTTTCTTCTGTCACGGAGAAAGAAATgcaagcatattttaaaatgaaaaatatggctTCTAATTTTGAATTATTAAACCAAATTAATCTTTGTATAACACTGAGTGCCTAAGGGTTATTTCAGAGACAAATTTGAtccatgttttgttttctgtacaaggtatcactggttttAGTAAACCAAAGAGCCATCAGTGTATGTTCCACCAACCTGAGGTGCCTTCTGATCTATGGGGATGAGGGagcaaaaaatgaggaaaaaatagaAAGGCATTAAAAGtacacagtttatttttttaataaactgggaaaggaaagagaatagAAAGACAGTAGAGGAGATGACAGAGATgaaccaaaaaggaaaaagaaataaagtcgcccttccttttttaaaggttTAGTATCACTGATAAACAGTGTGTGCTGAATATTCAGTATGCCATTGAAATGCTGATTCTACCACTACCAGCCCTATGTACCATCTTTAAGGCTTTAGAGCCTTAGGATATGGCCACACAGCAATAGACATTTGCGGCTGCCCTGCGCTAGGACTCAGGCTCACAGAGCTTGGGTTGAAGGGCTGTTTCATGGCTGTATAGACTtttaggctcaggctggagcctaggctctaggaccctgcaggatGGGATGGTCTTTGAGCTCAGGCTCCAGTGCAAGCCCAGAAATCTATTCAGCAATgacacagccccacagcctgagctctgggagtcccagtcccagccatgtgttttctttgttgtgtagacatacctttagataTAATCCTCCTTGTCTTCTCATTTAGAGCAAATTCCTGGAAACCTTTACTCATACAAGTTGTCTCGATGTAAATTAAACTATTCACAAGAATAATTAAGCATACTTCCATACTCAGAATTAAGTATACTTCCATTACTCTAATGTTTATAGTAAGTATATACTATCAAATACAGAAGAACCTCCAAGTTACAAAcatctcgggaatggaggttgttcgtaactctgaaatgttcctaactctgcacaaaacattatggttgttctttcaaaagattacaactgaacattgacttaatgcagctttgaagctttactatgcagaagaaaatttctgctattaaccatcttaatttaaatgaaacaagcacagaaatattttccttgccttgtcaattttttttatgaACTTTCCTTTTTCTTAGTAGTTTAAGTTTAAtacagtactgtgctgtatttgctttttgttttattttttttgtctcttcttCTGCCTTAATGGGTACTTCTACTGcaaatgaggtgtatggttgaccagtcagttcataactttgTTGTTTGTAACTCTCAATTTCtattgtacattttttaaaaacggGGGCTATTAAACTCAACCAGAAAAAAAGCAGTATAcatcaggaaattattttttttttaaaccaccagtAACAACATACATTACTGTTAAATCCCATTGGTTTGGGGAATGTCTCAGTCTTTTGACTAACCAGGTTTTTGGATAAATGGAAGTGCTATTTTGAGGTGCAGTATCACTGTTATAGAAATACAGGGAACAGAGGGAGTAATGCTGATGTTAGCTTAATACTTTGTACTTTATTAAAACGAgtaaaaaataactttcttgagatCCGCTATACAAAATACAAAGCTGTTGATTAGAGCTTACAGGTGCAAAGAGGCTAATTGAGAAGTTGTGTGTGTGATGAACTAACATAAGGTTGGACACACTGTAGATTTGGGTAATTAGGATTTCTGAATAAAGGGAATCTGGATAACTGGAATAATACTATAAAACTAAGCTAATAAATTAGGTTGATAGTTACATGTCTTATACATATCCACAGGTCCCTGAGCACTTGAGTGACCTGtaggattaaaaataataatattgataACAGCCTGGTTCTCCTTGTAAGGTAGCATATTATACATATGAAGctcaaattaaaacatttaagaacacCAAAATTATAACATTGTCTGAGCTTTTATACTAGTCATTACTAGGGTAAGAGAGAGCTTTAATTGAAAGCTAAGTCCTCCCAACTACAATGTGAAGTAATGTATTTACTGAGCTGCCTGGAGTATTTTCTTTCAAAGTCACTGATACTTATATCACACTAAATACATCCTTGAATGGTTGTATTTGGCCCATTCTATTTTATATGACAGGGTCAATAACAGAAGAATGTGAGGATTGGGTGCGCATGGAAGAGATGCTATAGTGATTCTGAAAGACACTGTGGTCTTTGCAAATCAATAAGAATCTTGCATGTTTTCTGAATATTTCATGAAGGTATTTCTTAAacttttcacccacaaaagcgtAGATCACTGGGTTCAGGCAGCAGTGGATGAAGGAGATGATTTCAGTCACTTGAAGGGCCAGGTCTAGCCTTTTGCTCGTCTCACAGTCATCTATGATGTGCAGGCTTCGCAAAGAGTCCATAAAAAGCGCAATGTTGAAGGGTGCCCAGAAGAGGAAaaacacaactacaacaacaaaaaccagctTCATCGCTTTATACTTGTTTCGGTTCATGCATCTCTGCAGATTTTTCAAGATATGGGAGTAGCAGAAAATGAGAATGCCAAGCGGGATCAAGAGGCCCAAAACATTGACTTTAGAATTGGTTAAAAGTTTCCAAGTAGTCCTATTATCTTGGTAATAAGGAGCACACTTCACACTGCCATCTTCATTAAGTTCTTGGATAAAAAAGATATTTGGTATTGAAGCTAAAATGGCCACTGACCAAATGGCGAGGCTTATAACAGTGCTGAGCATGGTTGTTCGAACTTTCAGAGCGTACACAGCATGGACAATGGCTAAGTACCTGTCTATGCTCATGAGGGTTATGAAGAATATGCTGCTGTAGAAGCCAATGTAGTAAACTCCACATATTGTTTTACACATTGCATTTCCAAAAGTCCATTGATCTGAAGCATAATGagccaggaagggaagggagaaaacaaaaagcagGTCAGAGATGGCGAGGTTCAGCAAATACACATCAGTCATGCTGGTCAGTTTCTTGCAGACTATCAGAACGCAAATGACCAAGCTGTTTCCCACCAAGCCGAACACAAACACCACACagtaaaggactggaaaaaataCTGATCCAAAGATCTTGATATTCTCTGTGCTGCAGACGGAGCCAAACTCAggataataataatcatcatcaagGGTAGAGAGATGATTTGACTCAGTTGAATTATTCATCATGAGGTGACCTGTTTAGGAGCACAAAATTTACAATACAATCCAACAATCCTATTTTTTAGTAAGTATCTAGGCACAGTTCTGCCCTGATACCCTacacaaccccactgaagtcaacagggttgCACAGGCTATAAAGGGGTAGAATTTGGTTCTGAGGATAGGCTAGCCTGTTCAGGTAAAGGAACACTTTGACCTGTGACattatctaattaaaatataatcatgcaAATCATTTCTACCACTGTTATATacttgcaacaaatcttataaaGAGTGTAACACATGgcaagaaagggttaagcatcctgcaggctaACTAACCcagagtcagggccggctccaggccccagcatgccaagcacgtgcttggggcggcatgctgcggggagagctctgccggttgctgggagggcggcaggcagctctggtggacctcccacaggcgtgcctgctgagggtccgctggtcccgcgggaccggcgagcggcagagtgccccccgcggcctgccgccgtgcttggggcagcgaaatggctagagccggccctgcccagagtCAGCCTGTGGAGACAAGTTAGAAATGGTCATTAAGGCCATTTGATGCTAGATAGgttagaactttgaaatgcaaacctatattgttaaAGTTAGGGGTGATACTAATTGTATATGTGTACTCATAAATGTTAGCCATggaaacagacagttcctgtcacTATACCTAtggattcagagatcaaaagggaatatgaACATTTAGATAAATTGTGAGTGAAATactgtcattgtctatatgtctctttgaagtttgcGATATACTGCCTAATGAATAAATTGtcctatgttaatttgtgtaactaattGCTGGCCGTATTAAAGAAGCAGAAGGTTACATCAAAAACCAATTGTTTGCCCGGGATTGTATGGTCAAGTGGATGCTAGAACACTGCAATAAAAAGACCTTTGAgtcctgatcctgtcatctcagatctcCTTGATGCTTCAATGCAGAGGAAGCTTAAGCCACaagattgagatcccagtgctgaCTGGTCCACCCTGAATATAATATTGGGCATTGGACTAAaatctaaaagaactctttgcaactataaagcttaccatctctgctatgagtCTGCacctcaagtattgaactcatgtctgtacgtatattgatcttttaaccatactctctctcttttctttttaaataaattttagtttagttaataagaattggctgtaagcatgtatttgggtaagatctggaatatttatTAACCTGGGagataatgtgtctgatccttggggttggtagaacttttttacATGATGaaataagtagggctgtcaatcgcagttaactcacatgattaactaaaaaaattaattttgatttaaaaaattaatcgcaatgaatcatgctgttaaacaatagaataccaattgaaatttattaaatatttttggatgtttttctacatcttcaaatatattgatttctattacaacacagaatacaaagtgtacagtgctcactttgtattatttttattacaaatatttgaactgtaaaaaggataaacaaaatatatagtatttttcaattcacttcatacaagtactgtagtgcaatctctttatcatgaaagttgaacttacaaatgtagaactatgtacaaaaaataactgcattgaaaaacaaaacaattaaaactttagagcctacaagtccactcagtcctacttcttgtttggccaatcgctcagacaaacaagtttgtttacatttacaggagatgctgttgtctgcttcttatttacaatgtcacctgaaagtgagaacaggtgtttgcatggcacttttgtagctggcattccaagatatgctaaacattcatatgcccattcatgcttcggccaccattccagaggatatgcttccatgccgATGACGTTGGTTAAAAaacaatgcattaattaaatttgtgactgaactccttgggggagaactgtatgtcttcagctctgttttacctgcattctgacatacttcatgttatagcagtcttggatgatgggtcagcatatgtttgttttaaaaacactttcacagcagatttgataaaacacaaagataccaatgtgagatatCTAAAAATATctacagcactcaactcaaggtttaagaatctgaagtgccttctgaaatctgagagggatgaggcatggagcatgctttcagaagccttaaaagggcaacactcagatgtggaaacttCAGAACCTGACCACGAAAacagaaaaatcaaccttctgctggtggcatctgactcagatgttgAAAATTAACATACgtcagtccactctgctttggactgttatcaagcaAGATCGTTATCAAGTAGAACCCATcctcagcatggacgcatgtcctatggaatggtggttgaagatgaaggaacatatgaatctttagcgcatctgggaTGTAACTATCTTGCAaggccagctacaacagtgccatgcaaacacatgttctcattttcaggtaacattgtgaacaagaagcaggcagcattatctcctgcaaattgtaaccaagtttgtttgtctgagtgattggctaaagtaggactgattggacttgcaggctctaaagttttacattgttttatttttcagtgcagttattttttgtacataattctatatttgtaaattcaactttcatgatagagattgcactacagtaattgtataaggtgaattgaaaaatactatttctttagttttttacagtgcaaatgtttgtaataaaaataaatatgaagtgagcactgtccactttgtattccgtgttttaattgaaatcaatatatttgaaaatgtagaaaacatccaaaatattcaaataaatggtattccattattgtttaacaacgCAGTTAATcaccattgatttttttaaatcgcttgGGAGCCCTAGAAATAATGTTTTCATTAATCTTCATTATATCTAACTTGGGTAACTAGGtgaaggcctgaggctgggttgctttaagggaactgtgttgttggcttctgggtagccagtgaggtattatagaagctgtttagTGCTcacttggtaaatctaagtattagaatatccaccagctttggggattgtctaccccattctttgcagttcaccctaattgagtgacttCAGCTGGCTCCCCCTGGGACTTCGGTCGAATGCCCTCTACAATGCCTAAACCAAATCAAAGCTTTTttgaggtttgaaaatatttggctAGCTTTTGGGTTTcattagatttattttttgtgaGCATCTGCACTTTGTTGTTATTGCCAAAATCCCATGAGCGAGGCTAttccccagtgcttaatttgtgccagagcttgccagggctgaggcagggcacCTCTAAGTCCGGCAGTTCATAGCCCCCACACCTCTGGGATTGTCGCATCAtgtataaaagtaaaaaaaaattacttgagccCCAGttcctctttcattacaaattaagcacttccATTTCCATGAAAATGAAAAGGGGAAATACGGGGAAGCCCATGAGAGAACGTCTCACGGGGTTTCCTACTCAGTTTTACAAGCTATGAGAGGGAGACAGGCTAGCACTGGGGAGGCAATGAATTTGTGACTTTCCTGGGTGGTGTATCAGGGATGTGGTGTGTTTCCATGAGAAACGGAACACCAAATTGTATGTTTGTGAGCAGAAGAATTTCGAGAGTCTGGTTATCTAGAAAATTGCACTGAGGCCCAAATCCTGTTCCCAGCTCTCAGCCTGAATGAATGGCACTCTCGAGGATTCCCAATCACTGTGTATGCTGTCCAGGTGGGTTAGGAATCAGGGTTATTTAATGGTGCATAATTAAAGCAGCAATTAAACAGAGGTATTGAACACGTCAGTTTGTTTATCATTTCCttgtttctaaattattttttcttcagaaagGGCAGAGACAGCCGTGCTCACTGAGGACTTCCAGCTTGAGATTTCACACAAAGTCTATTTAAAATTATgagtggaagaaaaaaatctgaatttttttctagTAGGTGACAACTATTTTTCCCCAGGACATCAGCCTTGCTAGTGCCATGGTATAATATGCACCGTTCTAATTTACTAGAGATTAACAGTTaactttacaaatatattttgtaaattacaAGCTCTGAACTCTGGCTGTAATTATCTTTTCTTCTATAGCACGTGTGGAGGAGTTTCTCTAGAGTCAAGGTGGTAATTTGAACTCAACCGCTCTCTCTTGTATAGGcagaaacaaacactgagtctgCAGTTGCCAAGTCTTgtcaagcatttttttaaaacatgcatgACCAACATTTTCACATGTGGGTGCCCAAACCTATGtttttatttaggtacctaaatacaaATAAGCCATTTTTCAAAAGAGATGAGTATTGCTAACTGTTCTTGAAATCAGTGAGGGTTGTCACTACTCAGCAGCACTGAAAACCTGgtcagttttatttaaatatacctAAATATTGATGTAAAATGCCTAACTTAAGGCAAATTTGACCTATCTAGcttgtttattttaatgtaatcccTCAGATGACCCAGTCATCAAGGAGGGTCAATAAAAACAAACCTGAGTTCGAATTTCCAGTCTCCTGAAGTTGCCTCATGCATCTAGTCCCAATCTGACTACAGAGGAGCAATGTATCATgttggcaaataaaaataaaggtaaaggCCTCAGTGTCCCAGTTATGCTTGTAGTGGAGAGCGGCAGCTTCAGGGAATGTGTTGCAGCTCCCTGATGCTTGGCCAGCTGACCCCCCTGAACATTAGAACAGCAGGAGGCCCACTCTAACTTCTGCCACTGGTGTAAGTTACATCAATGGCAGCTCAGGAGTAATAGAGGCTCTGCTCCATCATGCCCCTGCAGTCAAACCAGCTGCCATTTTCATGCCCTTATAtaagaatgggaggggaaggggaaacacAGTTGATGTCAGGGTAGATCGAATGTTAAGGACCTCACCTATGGAGGGGTCAATTTTCCATTTATGTGGGAGTGCTCTAGAATTCCTGCCCTTTTCCCTCATTAGGGTTACAATTTCAGGGAGCTGAAGTCAGGAAGACTATTAGGGCCTGACTGTCAGATTAGCTGAGCACCTGTCAGGCCCACCAGTGAGGATCACCGTTGAGGATCAGGTTTGAGTGACCTTGAACTTGGGTGTGGGACAGAATGCTAAGAACCAGCATTGTCACTGGAAGCTGATATACAGCAGCAGCTACTCTCAGGTGTGATGAATCCTGTGGCAGGGAACAGCAGGTGAGCAAAGGCACTAGATGGGCCTGCAGATGACTCCAATGCATGTTTGGTCACTTTTGAAAGAGTAGCTATGAGTGCAGATTGGGAGTAGGGAACCTGGGCTCTATGGCTACACCGTATTTGACAGGGGATGCTCAGGTGACTGACCTGGCTCTAGATGACGAGCAGGCACAGGATTATGATGTGGTTAAGGTGGCCATCCTAGATCTGGCGGGCTGGAAAGATGACAGAGAAAAAGAGGGCAGAACCTAGGGTGACTCCAGCTGGCTGTCAGGGTATCATGTGTTATCAGTACGGGTGACAAGGACACATAAAGAGAGGCTGCCAATCTATGGAATGTGGGTTTGCAGAGTTCTGCAATTGGGCCAGGAGTTTTGGACATTGAAGGGGAAAGAAACTACTCATGGTTTCTGtaatgctggggaggagctgtcAAAGGGGTCTAGTTGACTTGCCTCAGCCTGCTCATTAGTTAAGAGGGGCCGGTGAAGCCCCACTGGATGCTCCTGGGGGAAAGGCTGTGGCTCAAATGCTTCCATGGAGATAAGAAACTCTGCCTTATGGCCGAGGTACCTCTGGAAGTTGAGGGGAAATTTTGATGAAAAGGGGTTGGAGTGGTGGTGACCATATCCCACCCCGTTTCACCAGGCACTGACTGGAGCCTCTTCCCATCAGGGAATTAGATGGGGATTCCGGGACCcccttggaaaaaaaataaaaccattggGGAAGGGGAATGCAAAACTAGACATGGCGgaagggggtgtgaaaaaacattaGAGAAACAAAAACCAGGTAGAAAGGGGCAGGAGGACCCCTAGAGAaagcagggagaaggaagagaggatAGAATTAGCCTTGCATGATAAGGATAATCAGAGTTCACAGGTGAGGGTTGGGCGATCACTAGAACCATGCCATCTGAATGATGGGAGGAGGGACAGTAGGAGCAGTTTGGAGGTCTGGGGGAATTGGAGACCCTGGGTTACCAGGAGGGTGAGGGGTGCCAACAAAAGTGGGGAGAGTATCCCACTGGGTTGCCCCTGGCATGAAGAACTATGGGCTGAGACAGAAAACCAACTGTGGTTTTTGCGGGTGGAGAATGAGCAAACTCCATCAGGGGACCTTGGAAGAGCACCCTGGGGGCAAAGAATGACACCAGAAGAGCATCACTTCCAGTAAAGTAATAAGAACCCAGGGAAGGAGGAACTTTTCTGCCAGACAAGGGGGGAGGTGTGGGACAGTATGAGAACCAGCAGCTGAACCAGCACTCTGGTTACTGTAAGTCCACCTAATTTCCTTGGAGAAGGGCCTGACTGAGGGAAGCTCGGGCTAATCACAATATCAGTCTGCGCTGGGGAGAGCTAAGGAGCTAGTTAACCCATTAACTAGAAGAGTAGAAAGGCACACAAGAAGGAagtgcaggggtgtggggggggagaaatgCTAGCAAGACCAAGGTAAAAGGAAATCGCTTAGTGGAGAGATCTCTCTCCTCTATGGCAAGGGGTTCTGATGCTGGTATGTCACTGTAAAGACAGTTGCTACATAGGACTGTAAAGGGTGGTGTTTACAAACCAGAGGTGTTAGAGCCAGTAGGagaggacaggagcagagggGTTGCATCCCTGTCACAGGACATCTCAAAAGGGAGGCACATAAAATTagcagatgcttttgaaaattttgatcaAAAAGTCCCATATTACACCAACACTTTACTCTAGATTGGCTACACAGAAGTCACATCTAAGTGCAGAAGGGTTTACACAAGGAGTCCTCAGGCATCCAATGGAGAAAGTGCTAAATCCTAACAAACACCCATCAGCACCAGTGGGAAACTTCTAAAGAA from Chelonoidis abingdonii isolate Lonesome George chromosome 2, CheloAbing_2.0, whole genome shotgun sequence includes:
- the LOC116825609 gene encoding C-C chemokine receptor type 8-like; translated protein: MMNNSTESNHLSTLDDDYYYPEFGSVCSTENIKIFGSVFFPVLYCVVFVFGLVGNSLVICVLIVCKKLTSMTDVYLLNLAISDLLFVFSLPFLAHYASDQWTFGNAMCKTICGVYYIGFYSSIFFITLMSIDRYLAIVHAVYALKVRTTMLSTVISLAIWSVAILASIPNIFFIQELNEDGSVKCAPYYQDNRTTWKLLTNSKVNVLGLLIPLGILIFCYSHILKNLQRCMNRNKYKAMKLVFVVVVVFFLFWAPFNIALFMDSLRSLHIIDDCETSKRLDLALQVTEIISFIHCCLNPVIYAFVGEKFKKYLHEIFRKHARFLLICKDHSVFQNHYSISSMRTQSSHSSVIDPVI